One part of the Tunicatimonas pelagia genome encodes these proteins:
- a CDS encoding porin family protein has translation MKKLTFIFLLSLLVCSNLLAQVSIGIKAGGALSSHTSEDIGMGDGDFIKPTYLGGLFVNVPLASNLSVQSEVLYANKGYQSKVTPRGSFTPRYHLHYISIPIMLQYQVVNRLTVELGPELGYLLGTGSNINSSGFGSFSSEFPSFHEQLEASYRDLDIAVNIGVGYAFSDRWTLNLRYNMGLRDITDDFEVFFRSTNEPGSEVESTLYSFPRYNRSLQLSIGYRLF, from the coding sequence ATGAAGAAGCTAACTTTTATTTTTTTACTCAGCTTACTAGTCTGCTCCAATTTACTAGCTCAGGTATCTATTGGGATAAAAGCAGGAGGAGCTTTAAGTAGTCACACTAGTGAGGACATTGGCATGGGTGATGGCGATTTCATTAAGCCTACTTACTTGGGTGGCCTTTTTGTAAATGTCCCGCTTGCCAGTAATCTTAGTGTGCAGTCAGAAGTGCTATATGCCAACAAGGGGTACCAAAGTAAGGTAACTCCCAGAGGCAGCTTTACACCTCGCTACCATCTTCACTATATCAGCATACCCATCATGCTTCAGTATCAGGTAGTAAACAGACTAACGGTAGAGTTAGGCCCAGAATTAGGTTATCTGCTGGGTACTGGATCAAATATTAATAGTAGTGGTTTTGGCTCATTTTCATCAGAATTCCCCTCCTTTCATGAGCAGTTAGAAGCTTCGTACCGAGATTTGGACATAGCAGTTAACATTGGAGTAGGTTATGCCTTTTCTGATCGGTGGACACTCAACCTACGCTACAATATGGGGCTACGCGATATTACCGATGACTTCGAGGTTTTTTTCAGAAGCACAAACGAACCCGGCAGTGAAGTCGAGTCTACACTATACTCTTTTCCTAGATACAACCGCAGCCTGCAACTATCCATCGGTTATCGGTTGTTTTGA
- a CDS encoding helix-turn-helix domain-containing protein, which yields MKGKKRYITLDEKQRKELLAGFKTGKKPVFRMRCHLILLSDQGHGVQQIAELYQLSRQSVANWFTRYEQGGITALHTIQGRGRRPILRIDNAVEVQQVEQLVDRHPQTLRPVLVALSQQGKVLSKRTLQRFLKRLDGNGSGSEEVR from the coding sequence ATGAAAGGTAAGAAAAGATATATTACTTTGGATGAGAAGCAACGCAAAGAATTACTGGCGGGCTTCAAAACTGGCAAAAAACCCGTCTTCAGAATGCGTTGCCATTTGATTCTGCTCAGTGATCAGGGGCATGGTGTCCAGCAGATTGCCGAGCTATATCAACTAAGTCGGCAAAGCGTGGCGAACTGGTTCACACGCTACGAGCAAGGAGGCATTACGGCTTTGCATACAATACAAGGTAGAGGTAGACGGCCTATTTTACGTATTGACAATGCGGTAGAAGTCCAGCAGGTTGAACAGTTGGTTGATCGGCATCCACAAACACTTCGGCCGGTCTTAGTTGCTTTGAGTCAACAAGGGAAGGTGCTATCTAAGCGAACGTTGCAGCGATTTTTAAAAAGATTGGACGGAAATGGAAGCGGTTCCGAAGAAGTCCGTTAG
- a CDS encoding DUF4249 family protein, with the protein MRKDLINLLIFFLTTSCTQEVNMPFPTFQEELVLNSILHPDSLIKLSLTKSLPLGSTTQNFPVVSSAEMRLYENDILIGEPTFQDSLYTLNYYPQSNKKYSIEVEVSGFPTLRASDVVPARPIADLCYQDDPVLRTAININIVDDTAVVNSYWLGATLLNSQNRVCEDGTTCNVNQPHFRSFSSLPDRFNAYIDAISGGITEYRFFVRIEDTGLEGDVIALAVESFFVTDNLPSDRTYQFDVHNASRHYDRFLKSGILYAINQENYSFEEDGAFTPFSEVIQTYSNVENGTGIFASYNSASFAVEDHPCE; encoded by the coding sequence ATGCGAAAGGATTTAATAAATCTACTTATTTTTTTTCTGACGACTTCCTGTACGCAAGAAGTCAATATGCCTTTTCCTACTTTCCAAGAAGAGTTGGTACTCAACAGCATTCTACATCCTGATAGCCTCATTAAGTTATCTTTGACAAAGTCCCTACCTCTAGGCAGTACTACGCAGAACTTTCCCGTAGTATCTAGTGCTGAAATGCGTTTGTACGAAAATGATATATTGATTGGAGAGCCTACTTTTCAGGATAGTTTGTATACTTTAAACTACTACCCCCAATCCAATAAAAAATATAGCATTGAGGTAGAAGTATCCGGCTTTCCGACTCTGCGAGCCTCGGATGTAGTACCCGCAAGACCTATAGCTGACCTCTGCTATCAGGACGATCCTGTGCTAAGGACAGCCATCAACATCAATATTGTTGACGATACTGCGGTAGTGAACAGCTACTGGTTGGGGGCTACATTGCTTAACAGCCAAAATAGAGTGTGCGAAGACGGTACTACCTGCAACGTTAACCAGCCCCATTTTCGATCGTTTTCCAGCCTACCCGATAGGTTTAATGCGTATATTGATGCGATTTCCGGAGGGATAACCGAATATCGTTTCTTTGTAAGAATTGAAGATACTGGCTTGGAAGGTGATGTAATAGCTCTTGCCGTCGAAAGCTTTTTTGTTACAGATAATCTACCCTCAGACCGAACCTATCAGTTTGATGTACATAATGCCAGCCGACACTACGACCGCTTTTTAAAATCTGGTATTCTATACGCAATCAATCAAGAAAACTATAGCTTTGAGGAAGATGGTGCTTTTACTCCTTTTTCCGAGGTAATTCAAACCTATTCTAATGTGGAAAATGGTACGGGTATTTTCGCTTCCTATAATTCTGCAAGCTTCGCGGTAGAAGATCATCCTTGTGAATAA
- a CDS encoding TonB-dependent receptor — MLRTNHYITARLREATFRLGLSTRVGRRLLSPVSRGRSDGIRWLVVVSLLLLFNLSTVAQTYTVSGYVTDAESGEKLIGASVYLPQLGKGTTTNLYGFYSLPLSGDSATISFSYIGYARRTEAVALIKDTWLDVELSSNTLLEEVEIIASPNETRVERVQMSMHKLEMQTVNQTPVLAGEADILKTLQLLPGVSGGTEGSAGLYVRGGSPDQNLILLDGVPVYNVNHVFGFLSVFNTDAINNVDLYKGGIPARYGGRLSSVLDISMKEGNLKERGGVFAISPIAARFTYESPIKKDTSSFIISTRRTWLDALMAVGSLNNNRTFGFGFHDINAKYNHKINKNNRLYLSFYTGRDRFFDTFDSDTDESTFNFKWGNTTSVLRWNKIYTPQIFSNLSFSYSTYDFFNEYMVEQEEADYYSRNLSRIRDLKLQIDYDYVPALSHHLRFGGFVSQMRFSPEVVQIVNPQTDTTLNQQAIANSLNAEAYIEDEILLSRKLKINAGLRGSLFHVNDKTYSNLQPRLSVLYQVSDRLSFKNSYTYMAQYLHLLTNSSLSVPTDLWVSSTENIAPQYAQQYALGVVRSFANNSLEISLEGYYKAMLQLITYQDGANYLFQNGDSWEEKVVSGDGEAYGVELFIHKKVGKLNGWLGYTLAWSNRWFEELNGGRPFPFRYDRRHDLSLLINYEIPRDRTLSIAFVFNTGNAITLPTARYQSVPPPGWENAVGYYANNSDTRVLLFERPQIDERNNFRMPSYHRLDISYRKNKDTRRDNRRSWIFSLYNAYSRRNPYFIYESKGQLKQYSLFPIIPSVTYRLEF, encoded by the coding sequence ATGCTACGAACCAACCACTACATCACCGCGAGGCTCCGCGAAGCGACTTTCCGCCTAGGACTATCTACGCGCGTAGGTAGGAGGCTACTTTCCCCAGTTTCCCGAGGTCGCAGTGATGGGATCCGTTGGTTAGTGGTTGTCTCTCTTTTATTACTTTTCAACCTATCTACCGTTGCCCAAACCTACACGGTGAGTGGTTATGTAACCGATGCTGAAAGCGGCGAGAAGTTGATTGGAGCTTCGGTCTACCTACCGCAGTTGGGCAAAGGTACTACTACCAACCTCTACGGCTTCTACAGTTTACCCCTGTCGGGCGATTCAGCCACTATCAGCTTCTCCTACATTGGCTACGCCCGCCGTACCGAGGCAGTAGCCCTAATCAAAGATACCTGGCTAGATGTAGAACTCTCTTCTAACACCTTATTAGAAGAGGTAGAGATTATTGCTAGCCCAAACGAGACACGAGTAGAGCGGGTGCAAATGAGTATGCACAAGCTGGAGATGCAGACCGTCAACCAAACGCCAGTGCTGGCTGGTGAGGCTGATATTTTAAAAACCCTTCAACTACTACCCGGGGTAAGCGGAGGTACCGAAGGCTCGGCAGGTTTGTACGTTCGAGGAGGCAGTCCTGACCAGAATCTCATTCTACTAGATGGAGTACCCGTCTATAATGTCAATCATGTTTTTGGTTTTCTCTCGGTTTTTAATACTGATGCTATTAATAATGTAGACCTGTACAAAGGAGGTATCCCTGCTCGTTACGGTGGTCGGCTTTCCTCAGTACTAGATATCTCTATGAAAGAGGGAAATCTGAAAGAACGAGGTGGAGTGTTTGCCATCAGTCCTATTGCCGCCCGTTTTACGTACGAATCGCCCATCAAGAAGGATACTTCCTCTTTCATTATCTCAACCCGTCGTACTTGGCTAGATGCACTAATGGCGGTTGGTTCGCTCAACAACAATCGCACCTTCGGCTTTGGCTTTCACGATATTAATGCTAAGTATAATCATAAGATCAATAAGAATAACCGTCTTTACCTAAGTTTTTATACCGGACGAGATCGCTTTTTTGATACGTTTGACAGCGACACTGATGAGAGTACCTTTAACTTCAAGTGGGGTAACACTACCTCGGTACTTCGTTGGAATAAGATTTATACCCCCCAAATATTCAGTAACCTTTCTTTCAGTTACAGTACGTATGATTTCTTTAATGAGTATATGGTTGAGCAAGAAGAAGCTGACTATTATTCTCGTAACCTTTCTCGCATTCGTGACCTGAAACTGCAAATAGATTACGATTATGTGCCAGCCTTGTCGCACCACTTACGCTTCGGTGGCTTTGTCTCGCAAATGCGCTTTAGCCCGGAGGTAGTACAGATAGTCAATCCGCAGACTGATACTACGCTCAATCAGCAGGCCATTGCCAACAGTCTGAATGCCGAAGCTTATATAGAAGACGAAATCTTGCTAAGTCGCAAATTGAAAATTAACGCTGGACTAAGGGGTTCGCTCTTTCATGTTAACGACAAGACCTACAGCAATCTACAGCCTCGATTATCAGTACTTTACCAAGTAAGTGACCGTCTGTCTTTCAAAAACTCTTATACCTACATGGCTCAGTATTTGCATTTGCTGACGAACTCTTCCCTCAGTGTGCCTACTGATTTGTGGGTGTCTTCTACCGAAAATATCGCCCCACAGTACGCCCAGCAGTATGCGTTAGGCGTTGTGAGAAGCTTTGCCAACAACAGCCTTGAGATAAGCCTGGAAGGCTATTACAAAGCGATGTTGCAACTCATTACGTATCAGGATGGTGCTAATTACCTTTTTCAGAACGGTGACAGTTGGGAAGAGAAGGTAGTTAGTGGTGATGGGGAGGCTTACGGTGTGGAGCTTTTTATACATAAAAAAGTCGGCAAACTCAATGGTTGGCTGGGCTATACTCTCGCCTGGAGCAACCGCTGGTTTGAGGAACTTAATGGTGGCCGACCTTTTCCTTTCCGATACGATCGTCGCCATGATCTGTCTCTACTAATTAATTATGAGATTCCCCGTGACCGCACTCTTTCTATAGCTTTCGTCTTCAACACGGGGAATGCCATCACGCTACCTACCGCTCGTTACCAGAGCGTGCCACCGCCCGGTTGGGAGAATGCAGTAGGTTATTATGCGAATAATTCCGATACGCGAGTGTTACTATTTGAGCGACCGCAAATCGATGAGCGTAACAACTTTCGTATGCCTTCCTACCATCGACTGGACATCAGTTATCGCAAAAACAAGGATACCAGACGAGATAACCGCCGTTCGTGGATTTTCTCGCTTTATAATGCCTACAGTCGTCGCAACCCTTACTTTATTTATGAAAGCAAGGGGCAGTTAAAGCAATACAGCTTATTTCCCATTATTCCTTCCGTTACCTATCGACTCGAGTTTTGA
- a CDS encoding FG-GAP repeat domain-containing protein codes for MSSITYFFLQLSLVASLPVFAQINQPEFTTQILDTIDIGYGLAIGDVNGDGHPDILLADQKEFVWYHNGDWQRFVIAKNLTERDNVCLAATDINQDGKIELAVGAQWNPGETSDTTASGSVHYLIRPHDPTQLWKPIQLHHEPTVHRMQWVATEDGYRLVVLPLHGRGNKNGEGKGVRVLAYHPPQNPDQGWKTSLLDSTMHLTHNFDVSDDSTVFIAGKEGVKQISYQNNGWQTNPLPQLAQGAGEVRRGFLTEDHPFLVTVEPMHGNQLVLYQGENYGERSVLFDDLKQGHALVCADLLGLGRDQVVVGWREPNQQGKVGIKIFIPVDEEGDGWMHFWIDEDDMACEDLKVADLDQDGDLDIVAAGRATKNLKVYWNQRIMDSD; via the coding sequence ATGTCCTCTATCACCTACTTCTTTCTTCAGCTCAGCTTAGTGGCATCTCTCCCCGTTTTCGCTCAAATTAATCAACCTGAATTTACCACCCAGATTTTAGATACTATTGACATCGGATACGGTTTGGCCATTGGCGATGTAAATGGCGATGGACATCCAGATATTTTGCTGGCTGATCAAAAAGAGTTTGTGTGGTATCATAATGGCGATTGGCAGCGATTTGTCATAGCGAAAAACCTAACCGAACGAGATAATGTGTGCCTAGCAGCGACTGATATTAATCAGGACGGAAAAATAGAATTGGCGGTAGGAGCCCAATGGAACCCTGGCGAAACCAGCGACACTACTGCTTCGGGTTCAGTACACTATTTAATCCGTCCGCATGACCCCACTCAGCTGTGGAAACCTATTCAGCTTCACCATGAGCCTACCGTACACCGAATGCAGTGGGTAGCCACAGAAGATGGTTATCGCTTGGTGGTGCTGCCGCTGCACGGCAGGGGAAATAAAAACGGTGAAGGAAAAGGAGTGCGAGTGTTAGCGTACCACCCGCCACAAAATCCCGATCAAGGGTGGAAAACCTCTCTGCTAGACTCTACTATGCACCTTACACACAATTTTGATGTAAGCGATGACTCAACTGTATTTATAGCCGGAAAAGAAGGCGTTAAACAGATTAGCTACCAGAATAATGGCTGGCAAACTAATCCATTACCGCAACTCGCCCAAGGTGCTGGTGAGGTTCGCCGAGGATTTCTAACGGAAGATCACCCGTTTTTAGTAACGGTAGAACCTATGCACGGCAATCAGTTGGTGCTATATCAGGGCGAAAACTATGGCGAACGTTCGGTATTATTTGATGATCTTAAGCAAGGTCATGCGCTGGTCTGTGCCGACCTGCTGGGCTTGGGTCGCGATCAGGTGGTAGTAGGCTGGCGAGAGCCTAATCAACAAGGGAAAGTAGGCATTAAGATTTTTATTCCAGTAGATGAAGAAGGCGACGGCTGGATGCATTTTTGGATTGACGAAGATGATATGGCCTGCGAAGACCTAAAAGTAGCCGACTTAGATCAGGATGGTGACCTAGACATTGTTGCTGCTGGACGAGCGACTAAGAACTTGAAAGTTTATTGGAATCAGAGAATAATGGATAGTGATTGA
- a CDS encoding IS630 family transposase — translation MGRKWKRFRRSPLGQPDQKIYEQKCQQLVILHTLAALGYIDLRFGDETGFSMAPSVPYGWLPVGSQRAIRSDSERVTNVFGLMNRRQQLSSYPTQGHINAEFIIQCLDNFCTTIPQLTVVVLDNASWHTARAIQARREAWQEQGLFLFYLPTYSPHLNPIEILWRKIKYEWLKPEAYSSKEQLQQAIFNILRQFGTEFQINFSLT, via the coding sequence ATTGGACGGAAATGGAAGCGGTTCCGAAGAAGTCCGTTAGGCCAACCCGATCAGAAAATATATGAACAGAAGTGTCAACAACTCGTGATATTACACACGTTAGCTGCCTTGGGCTATATTGATTTGCGATTTGGCGATGAAACTGGCTTTTCCATGGCTCCCTCCGTTCCTTATGGTTGGCTGCCAGTAGGAAGCCAACGGGCGATCCGTTCCGACAGTGAGCGGGTCACCAATGTGTTTGGTCTGATGAACAGGCGCCAGCAATTGAGCAGCTATCCTACCCAAGGGCATATCAATGCAGAATTTATCATTCAGTGCCTAGACAATTTCTGCACCACAATCCCCCAACTGACAGTTGTGGTACTAGACAACGCTTCATGGCATACGGCCCGAGCTATTCAAGCTAGAAGAGAAGCATGGCAAGAGCAAGGGCTTTTTCTGTTTTATTTGCCTACGTATAGTCCGCACCTGAACCCCATTGAGATACTATGGCGAAAGATCAAGTATGAGTGGCTAAAGCCTGAAGCCTATAGCTCCAAAGAACAGCTACAGCAAGCGATCTTCAATATCCTGAGACAGTTTGGAACCGAGTTTCAAATCAACTTCTCACTCACCTAA
- a CDS encoding glycerophosphodiester phosphodiesterase family protein, producing the protein MPKKHVYFHWAILWVALLAFSVTFYPSYAQEQSTLSEKNARLRPNPNILQKRAVLPAATFSPGPTSGQYIGGPIVNGQETPFVDQQPVQGVSAVLLNEDGSYYVMSDNGFGGLENSADYNLRVYTIIPDFETVEGGDGEIIVDDFFELRDPDQHIPFAIVNHFTEERILTGADFDLESFQQVDDGTFWFGEEFGPFLIHTDATGKVLEPPIPLPDPENPNKELRAPQNPFNEEFSAQRVMNALRRHAQINGNNRTPIMSPWFVMLDDDNPDTFVGSRQNPPEGLDSASSEVHNVRSLQRQGFPVVVYTVNDSMNMANLLELGVDGIISDRPDILLEVVQNYDGDGDGQPDFMTEEGLIDIEQFDAQGHRGARNLRPENTLPSMEAALDFLMPTLEFDCGITKDGIPVLDHDPHIEAAKARRIDGATYEYENEVLVKDLTLAEIQSTFIADKILDGRPAQENDRDLSPVAVAFAQQEGLVDAYVMPSLQQVFDFVAYYIEYYKTGAGSSDPMAELRWKNAEQIRYNIETKINPRTDADDRGDVFAKRTVAPEPFAQAVANAIVANDLQEDADIQSFDWRTLLVVHEQYPEIRTVALFGDFPKVGEFGDGTNMQDQDGENTPWMAGLYWPYRSTALTTPFLVRGSGGFEGMAYDHFAQRLLPMLERPLVGNTDNSLSSVT; encoded by the coding sequence ATGCCAAAGAAACACGTTTACTTTCATTGGGCGATCTTGTGGGTCGCCTTATTGGCTTTTAGCGTAACATTTTACCCTAGCTACGCTCAAGAGCAATCCACTTTATCAGAAAAGAACGCTCGCTTGCGACCGAACCCCAATATCTTACAGAAGCGAGCGGTGCTACCGGCTGCCACTTTTTCGCCCGGGCCTACTTCGGGTCAGTACATTGGCGGTCCCATTGTTAATGGACAGGAAACTCCTTTTGTAGATCAGCAACCCGTGCAAGGAGTATCTGCTGTCTTACTTAACGAAGATGGTTCCTACTACGTAATGTCTGATAATGGTTTCGGAGGACTGGAAAACTCCGCCGATTATAATCTGCGAGTGTACACTATCATCCCCGATTTCGAAACCGTCGAAGGTGGCGATGGTGAGATTATCGTGGATGATTTCTTCGAGCTACGGGATCCCGATCAGCACATTCCCTTTGCTATCGTCAACCACTTCACCGAAGAGCGTATTCTAACCGGAGCTGACTTTGACCTGGAATCCTTCCAGCAAGTAGATGATGGCACGTTTTGGTTCGGTGAAGAATTTGGCCCCTTCCTGATTCATACCGATGCTACCGGAAAAGTACTAGAGCCACCTATTCCGTTGCCTGACCCAGAAAATCCTAATAAAGAATTACGCGCCCCGCAGAACCCCTTCAATGAAGAATTTAGTGCCCAGCGAGTGATGAATGCTCTGCGACGGCACGCGCAAATTAACGGTAACAACCGTACCCCGATCATGTCGCCTTGGTTTGTGATGCTAGACGACGATAATCCGGACACCTTCGTAGGAAGCCGTCAAAACCCACCTGAGGGATTAGACTCAGCTTCCAGCGAGGTTCATAATGTACGCTCATTGCAGCGACAGGGCTTCCCCGTGGTGGTCTACACCGTGAATGATTCAATGAATATGGCAAACCTACTGGAGCTCGGGGTAGACGGTATCATCTCCGACCGACCGGATATTCTACTGGAGGTAGTACAAAATTACGATGGTGATGGTGACGGTCAACCTGACTTTATGACGGAAGAAGGTTTGATTGATATTGAACAGTTCGATGCCCAGGGGCATCGGGGGGCAAGAAACCTCCGCCCCGAAAACACCCTGCCTTCTATGGAAGCTGCGCTCGACTTCCTAATGCCTACATTAGAATTTGACTGCGGAATTACCAAAGACGGTATTCCGGTGCTAGATCACGATCCGCACATCGAAGCAGCCAAAGCCCGCCGTATTGACGGTGCTACCTACGAGTACGAGAATGAGGTACTGGTAAAGGATTTAACACTAGCTGAAATTCAGTCCACCTTTATTGCCGATAAAATACTGGATGGCCGTCCGGCTCAGGAGAATGATCGTGACCTTTCCCCCGTAGCAGTAGCCTTTGCTCAACAAGAGGGCTTGGTAGATGCCTATGTAATGCCTTCACTTCAGCAGGTATTTGACTTTGTAGCGTACTACATTGAGTACTATAAAACTGGGGCTGGTAGCAGCGATCCGATGGCTGAACTACGCTGGAAAAACGCCGAGCAAATCCGCTACAATATTGAGACCAAGATCAACCCTCGTACTGATGCTGATGACCGGGGCGATGTGTTTGCCAAGCGTACCGTAGCTCCGGAGCCATTTGCCCAAGCGGTAGCCAATGCTATCGTGGCTAACGATTTACAAGAGGATGCCGATATCCAAAGCTTTGATTGGCGTACCTTGCTGGTTGTTCACGAGCAGTATCCCGAAATCCGTACCGTAGCTTTGTTTGGCGACTTCCCGAAGGTGGGTGAGTTTGGGGACGGTACCAATATGCAAGATCAGGATGGTGAGAATACCCCTTGGATGGCGGGCTTGTACTGGCCTTACCGCAGCACTGCACTAACTACTCCGTTTTTAGTACGTGGTAGCGGTGGTTTTGAAGGAATGGCCTACGACCACTTTGCCCAACGATTACTACCTATGCTGGAGCGACCGTTGGTAGGTAATACGGATAACTCACTAAGTAGTGTAACATAA
- a CDS encoding esterase-like activity of phytase family protein — MSYYLLVSEFDLKTGAYTGVNYSYPMNQRAGAIGDFIMFSPKRGLVIERDGSQGNLNGFKAIYEVEINGEDEPFGKRLAVDLLDISDPDLISEPGLEGDIGIGEDFAFPFVTIESVVVLDDETIGVLNDNNYPFSIGRHVGQGLPDDTEFIILSLGRPLGVASIDKSGSLFLVDTEENKDIQRLPDSVMLSLPMLPELVDVRAEFYGEEVKSVVFYVDGEKEKVDNHAPYTLYDEGMMLPAGTYEITAIPFSQANGEGVAGKPVMSVIEVVPGMVTGFTLVNADTDEDIAPITDGIQVSVTDLPTLNLNIRADVDSETIGSVVFDFNDQMGFRTENSAPFALAGDNNGDYFGFTPPIGMHTVKATPYSEENGEGTAGKVLSVTFEILDCEVDGGTIATDEAQTIIFTCAGDSVADLVTFSHDSNSEATYGYIVTDDKGEVLALPMSNEVDFDGAGTGTCRIYGVSYTGTFTIAAGSNISGSDLSDGCAELSENFIAVVRQECGISSVANLRYYPNPAKNSVAVEFEQYPYEKVAIQVVDVFGRQLISGEHPVLQPNGSVQLDVSSVKKGVYLMQVVSPKAEKAIYRLYKE, encoded by the coding sequence TTGTCATATTACTTATTAGTATCGGAGTTTGATCTGAAAACCGGGGCGTACACTGGGGTGAACTATTCGTACCCGATGAACCAACGGGCGGGAGCTATTGGTGACTTTATCATGTTCAGCCCGAAGCGAGGTTTGGTGATTGAGCGGGATGGTAGTCAGGGGAACCTCAATGGGTTCAAAGCTATCTACGAAGTAGAAATCAACGGCGAAGATGAACCCTTCGGTAAACGTCTCGCCGTAGACTTACTGGATATTAGTGATCCTGATCTTATCTCGGAACCGGGGCTGGAAGGGGACATCGGCATTGGCGAAGACTTTGCTTTTCCCTTCGTGACTATTGAAAGCGTAGTGGTGCTAGACGATGAAACCATCGGGGTACTGAATGATAATAACTATCCATTTAGCATTGGCCGTCACGTGGGGCAGGGCTTACCCGATGACACCGAGTTTATCATTCTTTCTTTAGGTCGTCCGTTAGGCGTGGCCAGTATTGATAAGTCAGGTAGCCTGTTTCTGGTAGATACCGAAGAAAATAAAGATATTCAACGGCTGCCGGATAGTGTGATGCTTTCGTTGCCGATGCTGCCTGAACTGGTTGATGTACGGGCTGAGTTTTACGGCGAAGAAGTGAAAAGCGTAGTCTTCTACGTGGACGGTGAAAAAGAAAAAGTGGACAACCACGCTCCTTATACGCTCTATGATGAGGGAATGATGTTACCTGCGGGTACCTACGAGATCACCGCTATTCCATTTTCGCAAGCTAACGGTGAAGGAGTAGCGGGTAAGCCTGTAATGTCAGTGATAGAAGTAGTACCTGGTATGGTCACGGGCTTCACGCTGGTGAATGCTGATACCGACGAAGACATCGCCCCCATTACCGATGGCATCCAAGTATCGGTAACGGATTTACCTACCCTAAACTTGAACATTCGGGCAGATGTAGACTCAGAGACGATTGGTAGTGTAGTATTTGACTTCAACGACCAGATGGGCTTCCGCACGGAGAACAGTGCCCCGTTTGCCCTAGCTGGAGACAACAACGGCGACTACTTCGGCTTTACCCCACCCATTGGAATGCATACGGTGAAAGCCACACCTTATTCTGAAGAGAATGGCGAAGGTACAGCAGGTAAAGTGCTTTCGGTGACCTTTGAGATTCTAGACTGTGAGGTAGACGGTGGAACCATCGCGACCGATGAGGCTCAAACCATCATCTTCACCTGCGCCGGAGACAGTGTAGCCGACTTAGTGACGTTTTCTCACGACTCGAATTCAGAAGCTACTTATGGTTATATTGTTACCGATGATAAAGGCGAGGTATTAGCTCTACCGATGAGTAACGAAGTGGATTTTGACGGCGCTGGAACGGGTACCTGCCGGATATACGGGGTTTCTTACACCGGAACTTTCACCATTGCGGCTGGGAGCAACATAAGCGGTAGCGATTTATCGGATGGATGTGCTGAGTTGTCGGAGAACTTTATTGCCGTAGTCCGCCAAGAGTGTGGTATTTCTAGCGTAGCCAACCTTCGCTATTATCCTAATCCGGCTAAGAACTCAGTAGCGGTAGAATTTGAGCAGTACCCCTATGAAAAAGTGGCTATTCAGGTAGTCGATGTGTTTGGCCGACAATTGATTAGCGGCGAGCACCCTGTATTGCAACCTAACGGTTCAGTACAACTAGACGTATCTTCGGTAAAAAAGGGAGTATACTTGATGCAAGTGGTTTCCCCCAAAGCTGAGAAAGCCATCTACCGACTATACAAAGAATAA